The proteins below come from a single Bacillus methanolicus genomic window:
- a CDS encoding cell division protein FtsZ, with translation MIKPFVENEKLGAIKALLSPHLLSEEVKTEMNRFPSQAIIGLGQGGGRIAAELSRFGFPTFLLNSSKSDMEEHKHLIPEERRILTLSKDFPELEGTDKNAQLGFQIAKENKDLYAKVALDDAIQDAEFVWVCVSLGGGTGNGALKVALTYLSKVRENRALPGGKIPLGVICSLPSSDEKGSAFRRNALAGISVIQQLMNENKMGTAIVIDNEKIKDYYANNPLKTYGGTEIDAKSYSNMVISSTLAEISTLPIMDGRSVFDKTEFLTTLSTPGWLSISKHKDLQNDDNIESVIKNLFNNNEVLANYEVENAITGAVAVLYPSNKNITPKIADDVYSYTSNLLNTKVNLSIAKNSKLKNLTLYGLAVYPTPSTRIKELKEELSYWEKIEKEQEEAKKQAASSIGLDEFSNFFSSGNTASARKKLTLEDLGEDFGETDTKPNKIKAADLEDLDF, from the coding sequence ATGATTAAACCATTTGTTGAAAACGAAAAACTTGGAGCAATTAAAGCCTTATTATCACCTCACTTACTTTCAGAGGAAGTAAAAACAGAAATGAATCGTTTCCCTTCACAAGCAATCATCGGTTTAGGACAAGGTGGAGGAAGAATTGCAGCCGAATTATCTCGCTTTGGATTCCCTACCTTTTTACTTAATTCTTCAAAGTCAGATATGGAAGAGCATAAACATTTAATTCCTGAAGAACGCAGAATCTTAACCCTTAGTAAAGATTTTCCAGAACTTGAAGGAACAGATAAAAATGCTCAATTAGGTTTCCAAATTGCGAAAGAAAATAAGGATTTGTATGCTAAAGTTGCTCTTGACGACGCGATTCAAGATGCTGAATTTGTTTGGGTATGTGTAAGTTTAGGTGGAGGAACCGGAAACGGAGCTTTAAAAGTTGCGTTAACATATTTATCGAAGGTAAGGGAAAATAGAGCTTTACCGGGTGGTAAGATTCCATTAGGGGTTATCTGCTCCCTTCCTTCTTCAGACGAAAAAGGTTCTGCCTTTAGAAGAAATGCTCTTGCAGGAATAAGCGTTATTCAACAATTAATGAATGAAAACAAAATGGGAACAGCAATTGTAATTGATAATGAAAAAATAAAGGACTATTATGCTAACAATCCTTTGAAAACATATGGTGGAACAGAAATTGATGCAAAATCTTATAGCAATATGGTTATTTCAAGTACATTAGCGGAAATTTCTACCCTTCCAATAATGGATGGCCGATCAGTTTTTGATAAAACAGAATTTCTTACAACACTTTCTACTCCTGGTTGGCTTTCGATTTCGAAACATAAAGATCTTCAAAACGATGATAATATTGAATCAGTTATTAAGAATTTGTTCAACAACAATGAAGTACTCGCTAATTATGAAGTCGAAAATGCTATTACAGGTGCAGTTGCAGTTCTTTACCCATCTAATAAAAACATCACTCCGAAAATTGCAGACGATGTTTATAGTTATACATCTAACTTATTGAACACAAAAGTAAATTTATCTATCGCGAAAAACTCAAAACTGAAAAATCTAACACTTTACGGTTTAGCAGTTTATCCAACCCCTTCCACTCGTATTAAAGAATTGAAAGAAGAGTTAAGCTATTGGGAAAAAATCGAAAAAGAGCAGGAAGAAGCCAAAAAACAAGCAGCTTCAAGTATCGGATTGGATGAGTTTAGCAACTTCTTCTCATCTGGAAACACAGCTTCAGCAAGAAAGAAATTGACGTTAGAAGATTTGGGTGAAGACTTCGGAGAAACAGACACCAAACCAAATAAAATTAAGGCGGCTGACTTAGAGGATCTTGATTTTTAA
- a CDS encoding tyrosine-type recombinase/integrase — protein sequence MPYGFIRYIENKGYSSETVRSYEKVVNQFFAYLGGIYKKHKEPFQISPSDIKNYLEEQKEKDKSISTINKELAILKTMFHYFWEIDKVPVDPAVKIKRLKVNEKPKVEVTIEQIKQILKKVLSNDAYSKLRKAIFLLATKGLKTSDFRFKKDDVVDFVEKDIVEIKLKNRSILLKDEEATYFLEYFYETVFNGSEYVFTTKPHGEEYGGPIQVMSILNHLRAISQDYLPAESQPLTLISIRRAIAYDLYLKKVPIQQIANDLGIKENSASNYLKHLTEGTLVQKDT from the coding sequence ATGCCTTATGGATTTATAAGATATATCGAAAATAAAGGATATAGTTCTGAAACTGTTCGGAGTTATGAAAAAGTTGTAAATCAATTTTTCGCATATTTAGGTGGGATCTATAAAAAACATAAGGAACCATTTCAAATTTCCCCATCTGATATAAAAAATTACCTTGAAGAACAAAAGGAAAAAGATAAAAGCATTTCAACGATTAATAAAGAACTAGCAATACTTAAAACTATGTTTCATTATTTTTGGGAAATTGATAAAGTGCCGGTTGATCCAGCTGTTAAAATAAAGAGATTGAAAGTCAATGAAAAGCCTAAAGTGGAAGTAACTATTGAACAGATAAAACAAATACTAAAAAAAGTCCTCTCTAATGATGCCTATTCCAAACTTAGAAAAGCCATTTTTTTATTGGCGACAAAAGGACTAAAAACGTCCGATTTTCGTTTTAAAAAAGATGATGTAGTTGATTTTGTAGAAAAAGACATTGTTGAAATAAAGCTTAAGAATCGCAGCATACTTTTGAAAGATGAAGAGGCCACTTACTTTCTGGAATACTTTTATGAAACTGTTTTTAACGGAAGTGAATATGTATTTACAACTAAACCTCATGGAGAGGAATATGGTGGACCAATTCAAGTAATGTCTATCCTTAATCATCTAAGGGCTATATCTCAAGATTACTTACCGGCTGAATCTCAACCATTAACGTTAATATCCATTAGAAGAGCTATTGCATATGATCTATACTTAAAAAAGGTTCCTATTCAACAGATTGCGAATGATCTTGGAATAAAGGAAAATTCAGCTTCTAACTACTTAAAGCATTTAACCGAAGGAACGTTAGTCCAAAAAGATACTTGA
- a CDS encoding ThiF family adenylyltransferase translates to MNSVNILTAAKDNWYDYKGIFPFIVQIGVGGTGGYLVQHIAQLLGTSRTKAAYVIADPDVIEIKNLGNQLFLPQEVGLKKADVLASRYSAAYDIDIGSYSDSYIESTEHLRSLFSMEYMSMYDDNERLNKLFLPIIIGCVDNNYTRRIIHALFMQMKTVVYIDAGNEATKVPHDWRTRPKERWTEEELTSYHQSGWSGQVVTGVRLNLFKQAPVAEVFPDILEDYDEIRPSELSCSELSASEPQRLIVNKFAALSIANILTHIVEEYKIYSHITFFHAKKGYMRSTEVQLQEQQ, encoded by the coding sequence ATGAACAGCGTGAACATTTTAACAGCGGCTAAAGATAACTGGTATGATTACAAGGGAATATTCCCTTTTATTGTTCAAATTGGGGTTGGAGGTACAGGAGGATACCTAGTCCAACATATAGCGCAACTTTTAGGTACCTCTAGAACAAAGGCTGCTTATGTAATTGCAGACCCTGATGTTATAGAGATAAAGAATTTAGGGAATCAATTATTTCTTCCGCAAGAAGTGGGATTGAAAAAAGCAGATGTACTGGCAAGTCGTTATTCAGCTGCATACGACATTGATATAGGTTCTTATAGCGACTCTTATATTGAATCTACGGAGCATTTACGCTCACTCTTTTCGATGGAATACATGTCTATGTATGATGATAACGAGCGGCTTAATAAGCTGTTTCTTCCAATTATTATTGGGTGTGTCGATAATAATTACACACGACGAATTATTCATGCTTTATTTATGCAGATGAAAACAGTCGTGTATATCGATGCTGGAAATGAAGCAACAAAGGTTCCTCATGACTGGAGAACTCGACCAAAAGAAAGATGGACAGAGGAGGAATTAACGTCCTACCATCAAAGTGGATGGAGCGGTCAGGTTGTGACGGGTGTACGTTTAAATTTATTTAAACAGGCCCCTGTTGCAGAAGTGTTTCCGGACATTCTTGAAGATTATGATGAAATTAGGCCAAGTGAACTGTCATGTTCGGAATTATCTGCTTCGGAACCACAAAGATTGATTGTCAATAAATTTGCGGCTTTGTCAATAGCAAATATACTGACACATATTGTTGAAGAGTATAAAATTTATTCACATATCACCTTTTTTCATGCGAAAAAGGGATATATGCGCTCGACTGAGGTTCAATTACAGGAACAACAATAA
- the dnaN gene encoding DNA polymerase III subunit beta, producing MHFKIDSQLLSDSLKKVEKVVNAKHSVPIFQGIFMEVTQDEIILIGSDGTESFRYHIPVDGENVDVVKPGKTVLPKQVSEIAKKLKKELEIKLTDFNLTIKYGKKSEFSLNTFDPEEYPKLPTFDIEKPTLNLKGTDFNAFIKKTVFAAADSELRPILTGVYLSLEGDCMTLVSTDSHRLGQVKTKTTNEKSLKLVIPAKALDKLVKTFDLQEDVCVYCESDNQVIFKNGALFFYSRLLDGNYPDTSRLIPNNFKAEMKIKRKELLDSLDRISGLANGAENGKGGVVNLHVNGVATISTHQSQIGKGVEVVDYEELTGEDDFTISFSAKYMIDALKAIDDDLVNFKYQGNMRPFLITPCQSDFEEIQLVLPVRTV from the coding sequence ATGCATTTTAAAATTGACAGCCAATTATTATCGGATTCATTAAAAAAGGTAGAGAAAGTGGTAAACGCTAAACACAGTGTTCCAATTTTTCAAGGGATTTTCATGGAAGTTACACAAGACGAAATCATATTAATTGGTTCTGATGGTACAGAATCATTCCGTTACCATATACCGGTTGATGGAGAAAATGTCGATGTGGTTAAGCCTGGTAAAACGGTCCTTCCAAAGCAAGTATCCGAAATTGCGAAAAAGCTGAAAAAAGAACTGGAAATAAAGCTTACCGATTTTAATTTGACTATAAAATACGGAAAGAAATCTGAATTCAGCTTGAACACTTTCGATCCAGAAGAATATCCGAAATTGCCAACATTTGATATTGAAAAACCTACTCTAAACTTAAAGGGAACGGATTTCAATGCGTTTATAAAGAAAACAGTGTTTGCTGCTGCTGATTCAGAGCTTCGACCAATATTAACTGGGGTTTACCTGTCATTAGAAGGAGATTGTATGACGCTTGTCAGTACGGATTCTCACAGATTGGGACAAGTTAAAACAAAAACCACTAATGAAAAATCATTAAAACTTGTGATTCCTGCTAAAGCATTGGATAAATTAGTCAAAACCTTTGATTTACAAGAAGATGTCTGTGTTTATTGTGAATCAGATAATCAAGTGATTTTTAAGAATGGTGCGCTATTCTTTTATAGTCGCTTGTTAGATGGCAATTACCCTGATACTTCACGCTTGATTCCAAACAATTTTAAAGCGGAAATGAAAATTAAGCGCAAAGAATTGTTAGACAGTTTAGACCGTATCAGTGGATTGGCCAATGGAGCGGAAAATGGCAAAGGTGGCGTAGTGAACCTTCATGTCAATGGAGTTGCAACGATTTCTACTCACCAATCACAAATTGGTAAAGGAGTCGAAGTGGTAGATTATGAAGAATTAACTGGTGAAGATGATTTTACGATTTCCTTTTCTGCTAAGTACATGATCGATGCGTTAAAAGCAATCGATGATGATTTAGTAAACTTTAAATATCAAGGGAATATGAGACCTTTTTTAATAACCCCTTGTCAATCGGATTTTGAGGAAATCCAACTTGTCTTACCAGTTAGAACAGTTTAA